The genomic segment tctgaCAAGCCTCAGGCTGGATATGGATTCAACTATACAATGGACGGTAACATGATATTAAACCCCGCTTATCGATCAAGAAACCGAGAGAGTTTCAAGATTTATCAGAATGATCTGTGGCTTTTGCAGAGTTTGTTTCGTCGCTTGAGTCATTCATTGATGAAGTAACTACCAGTAAGGTCTCACTTGTGGTGCAGGTAGGTAGTAGTAGCATCACTTCATTTCTCACTGAAATAGaaatatttcagattttgtcATGAGTGTATTAACTTCTCTGCTTTGATGTTTTTGTCAGGGCTACTTCTCAACTGCTGTTGTAAAATATGCTAGAACCCGACCTGACAAGATCAAGAATCTCATACTCTTGAACCCTCCTGTAAGAAACGAACATAAAAAAACCTACCactttcttcttattattaaaacTAACTTAGAACTTGTATATACGGTTTCAGCTCACACCCGAACATGCTAAACTTCCATCAACCTTGTCTGTATTCAGCAACTTTTTGCTCGGGGAGATATTCTCTCAGGTTGGTTTCATCAAAGTTTGCTTCTGCAAATGTTCTGTACAACAAATTCCTGATTTATTAAAGCAATAGGATCCTCTAAGAGCAAGCGACAAGCCTTTGACAAGCTGCGGTCCttacaaaatgaaagaagaCGATGCAATGGTTTACCGAAGACCTTATCTCACCTCAGGTTCTTCTGGTTTTGCCCTTAACGCCATCAGCAGGACCATGAAGAAGGAGCTTAAGGTTCTTTAATAAAGACTTCCTTTCCCCATTCATCTTATTAGATATATTGTCAGAGAAAGATTGACATTTCACTGAAACTTTTACCTGACAGAAATATGCAGAAGAGATGAGGACATCACTGATGGATAAAAGCTGGAAAATCCCAACCACCGTGTGCTGGGGACAACGAGACAGGTGGCTAAGCTATGAGGGAGTTGAAGAGTTCTGCAAGAGTTCAGGACACAACCTCGTTGAAATGCCAAATGTAGTACCAGCTAGGCAGCTAATTTCCTTACATCTTTGAGACATTGCTAAACAACAAAGCTAACTGGAACTGATATTTTTGCCCTTATCAGGCTGGCCATCACGTACAAGAAGATTGTGGAGAGGAACTTGGACGAATAATCTCAAGAATCATAAGCAAATCTGCTCTATTCTAACTCGAGCTACTCCGCAAGAAGATTgggaaaactttaaaaaatcatgaacaaaCCATTTGTAAAAGCTCAACTTTATTCAAAACCTTCTGTAGTTCCAGTGGTACATATAACTCACCAGAAAGATTTTTGTGCTAAACTTTGAGGCTCTATAAAGTGAGATATAGTACAAATTTGTAACCTCCTATAAAAGAATTTAACTTGAGCTACATGTATACCTTCAGTAATTTGGTTAGATTCAGTACATCATTGATATGTCTGGTAATCATCTCTCCTTCCTTGGGGTCTTCATGGTGTTTATGTGCttctatatgtatataattgTGTATACAGAAAGCCATATCTCATGGTTGGAATCGGTCTATCCAGCACTCATCATTCTTCACAGCATTTCTCCATCTGTGTTTAAAAGTCTCTAATTCGGCGTAAGTCTGCTTCCGAACCTAGGTAATGTATTGTATCATAATGTGATTAGAGAGTTTAGTAATACAAAGCACTCTATGGATATTAAGATTAGAAAACTGATAGGTTACAAAGCTTACCTCAGATCTACcagatgatgttgatgatggtttCTGCGTGATAACAGTAATATAATAAGACAATGATGTGAATATCTTAAATGGTAAAAACAAGAGAGAGCAAATTATAGTAAAGAATTGCATACAGATATGTCTGAATCATGCTGAGTCTTGGTCTTGTTTTCAGCTGAACCTCCTAATGTAGGAAGACCCATATGAAGTATATACTCAGAATCAACAATGCCGATATTTTTGGTTCGATCACCCTATTCAAAGAAACAAGACAATACtgagataaaaacaaaaccaacaaataaaaGGGTGTATTGGGTAGGCTCAGTCACAATTTACCTGCGCGCAATATCCAAGCTGAAAATCTATACCCCATCCGTGGTTTAAGTCATTctgtaaaagaatataaaaacatCAATAACACAAAGTCAAGCATCTTGATGTTGATGGTCTTCATTGGTCTGTTGCATAAGTAGTTCAAACTTGTGCAATACCTGAATCATATGCCATGTACACCTCCAGGCTGCTCTGGAAAACACAGGAGCCATCATTTCAACAAATCTGTAGGTAGAGAGTTTCCTAATGAGTTTTCagaataaatactataaattacaATGGTTAAGATTCCACTGAAGAAGGACATGGAGATTCAATTCCTGTACCCCGTGCAAGGAGGTGCAGTGCTATTCTCGTCGCACCTAGCCCGACCAATGACTTTGTATGTTCTCCTGGTTAACACCAAAACATTGCAATAAGATTTCttccattcttttttcttctctttgctaaaatattttctattggAACATGAGAGAAGTACCTATGTACTCTAGATTTGCTGTCCCGGGAGGTAAGTTGGTGATGCACTTCAGAGAAATTGGGATCAAGAGCAGGCTGTGATATTTCAAGCCCTTCTTCTTTAATAATTGAAACATACCTGACATTTTGCATTGCATTAGATACCACAAATATAAGTTTTACATCTTTTATCAAATGAGAAACAACTTTTTATATTCTTTGCATAGCATTTTTACCTTCTAGCATCAAAATGGTCAACACCAAGATCTTCATCCCATAGAAATATATAGGAATATGTTGAGACAATATCCGGGTGAAGAAAACGCTTAGCGAACCACCTAAAAAAAGAGtcataaacatacatatatatatatataaacagtaCAAGCCAAATGCTATAAATCAAAAAGCAGTTATTAccatttggtttggtttactaCAGATATATGAATAGCAGTTTCACTCCACTCGAACTTCTTCCATTCATCCACAGCGCCATCATAATGAAAGAGCATCACAACGAACTCACTTGATGAAAACTGCCACATGGGAAAGTGGAGAAAAAGAACTGTTTCATTACCGAGAAGCGAAAAGGAAGGCATTGTCCGAGGTTTACCTTCTTGACAATCTTGTTAACACTTTCCTTCTGTTTTATTCCGGCTGCCATAGCTAATAAGTTGGGCTTTGGTTTCTGAACACATAGAAACAGAAAATGCATGTAGAGGTAATTAGAAATTGACTACAGAGAAGAGAAACTCGGGAACCGTTGGCAAACAGGTAAATAAATACCTTATTGCGCTTTGCTCCCCATAATGGTCGCATTTCCAAATCTGATGTACTTGCAACAATACCTCTCGGTAACGTCTCGCTACCAGGAGGCCTGAGTTGTGTCTAATTGAGCaaagtaacataaaaaaaaaaaaaaaaaaaaaaaaaaaaaaaaaaagaaaataNTTCAGATAGACAGTGGTACTTAGTTTTTAAGCATAGAAACTGAGCAGCTTCTTAAGCAACAGACCTTGCACATCTGCAGTTTTGCAAGATTTAGTCTAAAAATCGAACTCCATCCCGCAATCCCCTGTCAAATTATCATACTTAAACTCTTCTTTTAACATAATTCAGATTCAATATTATATAATGCTAAGAAGAATTGCAGtctaagaagaaaataataccTCTTTATAGTCTACTGTAATAAATGCATTCCCTAAAAGGAAGACCATTGCAAGAAAAAACACTAAAGAGAACAAGCGACGAAGAGACGAGCCCTTTCGTTTGTGATTCATACTTAATGATacctgaaaaaaagaaaacgaataaGAAGACCCAAAACACAATTAAACTCAAACCACAAGTACCTCAATCTGCAATCactagtatttatttatatcaccACAAGTAGTATGATCTCATTCAATAGCAATAAAGATTCAAGATTGTGAAAGAAGAGTATAAAACTATTAACTGTCTGAATACAACAGACATTGCAGAGCTACGGATTTGAGAATTAGACAACCCAAACAAAATCTGTTCGGCTTCCATAATGATTTATACTAAcacagaaagaaaataaaagacctgaaatttcataactttttttgttttttttcatctatttcGAAAAAAACCCTTGAAACCCAGAAATGACAAAATGggaagaaataaacaaaagaaccaaaccaAGGTATTTTAATGgaacaagacaagaagaaaagaacaaagagcAAGGAAAAAAACTTACGGAGCTCAAAATCTTGGGTTTCTTGTTCATCTTTCAAGAACAGTGGTCTAAAAGCTAAGctctttctttataaaaattaaaaaagaaaaaaaatcaaataataagtaAAGTGTTGAGTCATCATATACAGTAGTGTTAAAATACCTTATTTTTGTCTGAAAATTAATTTGCTTTCCGTCAAGTTTggttattttacaattataagtACCACTTTTCAATCCTTAAAGTTAGCTTcgtatagaaaataaaaataaaaataaaataaaaattggtatGAAAGCAATTACATACTGTGAGTATAGTCAACGCTTAAACAAGAATTGAACTCCttcaaaaaaacacaaaaaaaaaaaacaaaaagaaacaaagaattgtACTCAACAGCGTTTACTAGAATCGGAATTTGCAAAACGTGTGTGCATCGTCGCAAAATCAGGTCATTAAAGGTCGCACGTGTATTGTTTCTTATGTATATTACCTCTCCGTTTTTCATGTAAGTTATATAACGTACATTGCGATGCAATTTCCATGTGACGACTTGCTTTTGGCCtttgcttcaatttttttacaatcaacttttggaaattttgaacaatttttaaatactaaatagtgcattttttttcaaattttttagtATCGTACAAACAGTATCTTTGTTAGTTATTTATTTCTGGAATAATAATTTTgtcttaattaagaaaatagattcATTTACACTTAAATTAAAGAGACACGAAATTTGGTTTATAGAGAGtgcaaaacataatttataataaaaaaaaaataatttttggtcAAATTAATAACAAGGAAGAATTTTCCAGCTTTATTGATTGCGGATCTCTTTGTAAACTGATTTAGAACATCTCTATTAGTGATAGAAATGTAGTCTTTTAGTTAGACtaaaaactttaataataaatttaaatataatataaataatataaaagtgaTATGTAGGgtagaaaacatatttttaggGTCTGAATGGTAACGGCGGATTTGGTAGTGCGGAACTAATAATTTGATaatgcggtacggttcaactgcagTACGTGCAGGATAAAAGTATTTGCAGGACAAGTGCAGTTTAtgcaaaataagcggtacacaataatgtttgattggtgaaaaactatTAGCTGTATTGTTAATAAGAAATAATTTCAGTTGTTaatcagaaattttttaaacatatgtttttctttcaaattaaaaatttctgttttaaacataagtaaattatattacaaattatttttttttaatttaaaaaactgGATtgcaaaatttatgtttttaatttaaaaaactggattgcaaaattttcatttatgtttttattttattttatttacaaattatttacatgtgtgtatttcttgcatttttattcttataaatttgttcttgaaaattaaaactgattttttatcatatatgAAGAAATAATGACGTAGATTATTTTCagagaaatttgttaatatatacaATGCTGATTAGTTCTTTTCAAATCATAagttaaaataaacataaataaatattttattttattcaggtgcattttttaaaacaaccaGCTGCATAATTGAAGGATCAAAAAACTAACACGGTCCATGAGTTATTACCCTCTTTggaaaaacacaaatgaatctTTTTTTCACTTTATGGAAAACGCAAACAACTGAATATAATTGTGATTGGTAACATcaacaatactttttttttaactcttcaAATACACACTTCGAGTGCTTCCATTCAAGGCCTTGGTGTTTTCTCCCCAGagacttttttcttctctctccaaTAGAATcttaaaattatagtaaaaattagtgaaaatataccagtttgacacaaattaagcaattaattgctagattaacactccatccaataactagaatgacacaattttTAGGTAAAAAGACTAAAGCCCCATAAactttagaaatttttttttttttgaaaaaacgaaaaaccaaaaaattatagtatttaatattttgattttaaaatatgattaatgaaaaatataaaatgattaaaaaatatgatctttattttttatataatttatagaaataatatatgatttaaaatataatgtataaagatatgatttaaaaatatgaaatttaagattatatagtttaaataatttttataaaaaaatataatgtatgaaactataactaaaaaataatgtatataacaaatattaaaataagattatgaaaatataatataatatataaaaatatgattttaaatatgatgctaaacttttaaatataatttaggaaaattaatatgtataaaatatgctttaaatatatgagtttaaaaatatgattcataatatgatttataaaaaatataattaataaaaatatgactgagaaaaatataacttaaaacaaatctatggtttattttctaatttaatgtttggttgaccaaaaaaaaaaatttgttgtcaatatatatatattttacatctaataaatctgttatcaaacactATATTTTTGGAAGCAAACTAAAAACTGTCATAACGTAAACAAATCTGCCATAACATATGGTGTTCACATAGgtcattttaacaaaatttttaaaaatttataaatctgttatcaaacgatagaattttagttaaattaaaaaatctgttgtaacttaaaaaaaatctgttatcatTAGAGGTCAACCTAGTAAATCTCtgtaaaaaatctgtcatattacgacaaatttttaatcaagaaactaaatctgaaataactgtAGAAAATAAATCTATCAGATATTATATCAAATCTGTCATATATTGTGAAAGTCTGTGgtgtctttataaataagtctgtcgtaaaaaataaatttgtcatcaattataaatctgtcataactgTAGTTAGAAAATCTGTCGTCCAAAATAAGTCTATCATAGAAAATAAATCGGTTgtgcaaaaacaaatatgtcatactcaaataaatctgtcataactaGTCTAacagacttttgaaaatattttaattttcttaaaaaagttCTGGGAAGATAAATTTGACttcatttttttcctaacaaagcagaaaatggtattttaggcaaaaaaataacTCATATAACCCTCACATTTTATGagttattttagtaattaactTCTTAATTTGCGTTAATCTAGTTTTTCtccttataaattattaaacatACTCATAATATGATGGTGATTAGAAGATGTGGAATCAATTAAGgaaaaattcagattttagaAAAGATGTacgaaaaaagaataaaaacttagttattttttaaaagaaaaatgggtGTTGTTGAAAGTTATACATGAAAACAAAAGGGTCTGAGAATGAGAATTAACAACTACAAACTTAAATCTCAATCGTATGATCGAATGCTGTAATATgaaccattattttttttcctttttctttaatatatgcTCATATCTAGATCCACTTcattctatattatatatagattgacacaagaagaaaacaaacaacaaaaaatcttaGATACCTCTAAAGAAAACATGTCTGGTAATGATCTCTCAATTAACCAACAATATGACGTATCTAGAAAACTAACATAGgacattaaattattttggtagAAAACTAGTGTTAATTAGATAAATTCAAAACGTCTTGGCTTTGATGGTTATCttacaaaatttattgttaaaaagaagaatgtTTAATTGGAGCTAAGAGCAGCAAACCCACCACCCCTCATCATTTGCTTGAACTCCTTAAAATTAACCATACCATCTCCATCAACGTCAACCTTACTTATCATTTTCTTGCAATCTTCAAGTGTTCTTCCTTGCTTCAACCCCATTGATGCAAGCACTGACCTCAGCTCTTCATCTGTAATGAATCCATCACCATTTTGATCAAATACTCTAAATGCTTCCCTCatgtcctcttcttcctctttctcttccacCATTTCTTGATACAACGATCCAAACTCATCGATATCCATGAAACCGTCTCCATTCACATCCATCTTCTCTATCATTTCCTTGATTTCATTTTCAGGGACCATAATTCCCACGCTTTTAAAGAAATCTTTCAGCTCGTTCTTTGCAATCTTCCCGTCTCCATTCTTATCGAACATTTGGAATACTCTACTTAGTTCTCCACGATccatgtttattgaaaacctatATAATGTTTAAGCGAAAAACTAATGGAGAAGACAAATTAAGATCTAGACATAGATTCTAAAAGGAAACCCTAATCAAGTGAAATTTTGtaacagaaaaaaaagttaagcaaAAGACGTCGTGAAAtgacataaaatttacaaaaaaaaagaaagagatcagaGAGAGCTTAACGGGTTCTGTTGATAAATTCAATACTTTTGGATCCTTCATTTTTGTCATTGGCTAAAAATAGTGATATATTCCCTTAAATAGACTACGTGAACCATctaattttttaacaattaaggAGAACCTCAAAAGCTTAATTAACCATAATCACTCGCCGAGCAATGTAAGTAGAACTTAGTgcatttttttgtgtgcaaaatAGTACCTTTAAActgtaaattttttgaaatcaaCTTTCCATGTAATATTGGTAAAAGGAGGCCGTTTATGAACCTCAAGTATTTTTTAGGTACGTAATGATATTTCtgtattttaccatgttttagTTTGCATTTGGTctctgttttgcattgtttaggACTTGTTTCTTAAGTTTTAGAGTCTTTATTTCCTTCTTAGTGCATCTACGTAGTTTTGCATCATTGTTTGCATATATGCATGCATATGGGGTGAAATCAGGTGTTCTGGAGCTTGGATGAGCTAAGTGAGGAGCTGGTGTCATGTTGGGGGCTAAAAAAGAGGATTGTATGCTCTAAGAAGGGAAAGGAAGGACACTCGACCTACTTCACCAGAAGCACTCGGTGTCCGAGCTGTCGAGTTTCATATAAAATACATAGAAAGAAACCTTAGTATAGTGTTTTTAGATCTAAAACAAAGGATAATGAGACAACCCGGTTTTAAATGAGAAGAAGTCTTGTAATCAAGTACCTAACCGACCACTTGGTCGATTGTTTCTCACATTCTCTGATTCAATCTATCGATAACAAGCCTGATTGCTTCCTAGTCTGTAGCTCAACTAGTATGTCAACCGGCAACCTACCTGTTGGTTGATTATTTTGTCCTGAAACCTTAAGTATTAATCGATTAATTTATCACTAGATCGATTGGCCATTTGTCTGTGACCAGCTCTTGCTTCAATCAACCACACATCGACCCGTTGGTTGATTGTACTCGCTTATTCCCTTGATGATCTCTTTCTTCACTTCTACTTACAATATTTGT from the Camelina sativa cultivar DH55 chromosome 12, Cs, whole genome shotgun sequence genome contains:
- the LOC104732404 gene encoding uncharacterized protein LOC104732404; this encodes MAVHIQNPNFFYTHHLRSRLTSSSASPSSYLFPRHSASKYHHSFICKSNDKDDYLIDAPVSVGDGFSFSGGKYSDQPSPSDEWLKQGKWVKAHRVGGSGVEAKDPIFGLTMGASSQASKDLFRWFCVESGSVDSPPVVLIHGFPSQAYSYRKTLPVLSKNYRAIAFDWLGFGFSDKPQAGYGFNYTMDEFVSSLESFIDEVTTSKVSLVVQGYFSTAVVKYARTRPDKIKNLILLNPPLTPEHAKLPSTLSVFSNFLLGEIFSQDPLRASDKPLTSCGPYKMKEDDAMVYRRPYLTSGSSGFALNAISRTMKKELKKYAEEMRTSLMDKSWKIPTTVCWGQRDRWLSYEGVEEFCKSSGHNLVEMPNAGHHVQEDCGEELGRIISRIISKSALF
- the LOC104732403 gene encoding uncharacterized protein LOC104732403 isoform X1, encoding MNKKPKILSSVSLSMNHKRKGSSLRRLFSLVFFLAMVFLLGNAFITVDYKEGIAGWSSIFRLNLAKLQMCKTQLRPPGSETLPRGIVASTSDLEMRPLWGAKRNKKPKPNLLAMAAGIKQKESVNKIVKKFSSSEFVVMLFHYDGAVDEWKKFEWSETAIHISVVNQTKWWFAKRFLHPDIVSTYSYIFLWDEDLGVDHFDARRYVSIIKEEGLEISQPALDPNFSEVHHQLTSRDSKSRVHRRTYKVIGRARCDENSTAPPCTGFVEMMAPVFSRAAWRCTWHMIQNDLNHGWGIDFQLGYCAQGDRTKNIGIVDSEYILHMGLPTLGGSAENKTKTQHDSDISKPSSTSSGRSEVRKQTYAELETFKHRWRNAVKNDECWIDRFQP
- the LOC104732403 gene encoding uncharacterized protein LOC104732403 isoform X2, which translates into the protein MKFQVSLSMNHKRKGSSLRRLFSLVFFLAMVFLLGNAFITVDYKEGIAGWSSIFRLNLAKLQMCKTQLRPPGSETLPRGIVASTSDLEMRPLWGAKRNKKPKPNLLAMAAGIKQKESVNKIVKKFSSSEFVVMLFHYDGAVDEWKKFEWSETAIHISVVNQTKWWFAKRFLHPDIVSTYSYIFLWDEDLGVDHFDARRYVSIIKEEGLEISQPALDPNFSEVHHQLTSRDSKSRVHRRTYKVIGRARCDENSTAPPCTGFVEMMAPVFSRAAWRCTWHMIQNDLNHGWGIDFQLGYCAQGDRTKNIGIVDSEYILHMGLPTLGGSAENKTKTQHDSDISKPSSTSSGRSEVRKQTYAELETFKHRWRNAVKNDECWIDRFQP
- the LOC104732403 gene encoding uncharacterized protein LOC104732403 isoform X3; the protein is MNHKRKGSSLRRLFSLVFFLAMVFLLGNAFITVDYKEGIAGWSSIFRLNLAKLQMCKTQLRPPGSETLPRGIVASTSDLEMRPLWGAKRNKKPKPNLLAMAAGIKQKESVNKIVKKFSSSEFVVMLFHYDGAVDEWKKFEWSETAIHISVVNQTKWWFAKRFLHPDIVSTYSYIFLWDEDLGVDHFDARRYVSIIKEEGLEISQPALDPNFSEVHHQLTSRDSKSRVHRRTYKVIGRARCDENSTAPPCTGFVEMMAPVFSRAAWRCTWHMIQNDLNHGWGIDFQLGYCAQGDRTKNIGIVDSEYILHMGLPTLGGSAENKTKTQHDSDISKPSSTSSGRSEVRKQTYAELETFKHRWRNAVKNDECWIDRFQP
- the LOC104732405 gene encoding calmodulin-like protein 2, whose translation is MDRGELSRVFQMFDKNGDGKIAKNELKDFFKSVGIMVPENEIKEMIEKMDVNGDGFMDIDEFGSLYQEMVEEKEEEEDMREAFRVFDQNGDGFITDEELRSVLASMGLKQGRTLEDCKKMISKVDVDGDGMVNFKEFKQMMRGGGFAALSSN